Proteins encoded together in one Camelina sativa cultivar DH55 chromosome 9, Cs, whole genome shotgun sequence window:
- the LOC104711194 gene encoding 40S ribosomal protein S20-2: MAYQAMKPTKAGLEEPLEQIHKIRITLSSKNVKNLEKVCTDLVRGAKDKRLRVKGPVRMPTKVLKITTRKAPCGEGTNTWDRFELRVHKRVIDLFSSPDVVKQITSITIEPGVEVEVTIADS; the protein is encoded by the exons atggcgTATCAAGCGATGAAGCCCACGAAAGCTGGTTTGGAGGAACCCCTTGAGCAGATTCATAAGATCAGAATCACTCTCTCTTCCAAGAATGTCAAGAACTTGGAGAAAG TGTGCACTGACTTGGTCCGTGGAGCTAAGGACAAGAGGCTTAGAGTTAAGGGACCAGTGAGAATGCCCACTAAGGTTCTCAAGATCACCACCAGAAAGGCACCTTGTGGTGAAG GAACCAATACTTGGGACAGGTTTGAACTTAGGGTTCACAAGAGGGTGATTGATCTCTTCAGCTCCCCTGACGTGGTTAAGCAAATCACTTCGATCACAATTGAGCCTGGTGTCGAGGTCGAGGTCACTATTGCTGACTCTTAG